The following DNA comes from Quercus robur chromosome 1, dhQueRobu3.1, whole genome shotgun sequence.
TTCtttatttgtcaattttttattattattattgttgtgttATCCTGGGATGGAATTAGATCTTAAATGCTTTCCTTTTGTGCTCATTTTGGATGTTTGTGCATATTTAGGATGCATTCAAATTATGTCTTTCCCTTGTTAATCTATTGTCGTTGTTAGATTCTTGAGTGTCTTTTGTTGCAGGAGTTGAAAAGATGGACCACGATGAGACAGGATGCCAGGCACCACCTGAAGGTCCTATTTTGTGCATTAACAACTGTGGCTTCTTTGGAAGTGCTGCCACTATGAACATGTGTTCCAAGTGCCACAAGGATATGGTGTTAAAGGAGGAGCAGGCTAAGCTTGCTGCATCATCCATTGGGAGTATTGTGAATGGATCGTCAAGCAGCAATGCAAATGAATCTGTTGCTGCCACTGTGAACGTGCAAGTCAACACAGTGGAGCCTAAGACTATCTCTGTGCCGCCGCTATCCTTTGGTTCAAGCTTGGGGGAGAATGGTGAGGTAAAGCCAAAGGAGGGTCCAAAACGTTGCAACAGCTGCAACAAGCGGGTTGGTTTAACGGGGTTCAATTGTCGCTGCGGTAACCTTTTCTGTGCAGTACATCGCTACTCGGACAAACATGAATGCCCCTTTGATTATCGCACTGCTGCACGTGATGCTATAGCTAAGGCCAACCCTGTTGTCAAGGCAGAGAAACttgataaaatctaaatttggAACGGGTGGAGTTCCATGTGCTGAAattgattctgattttcaatcCATGCAATGATTCCAGGTTTGCTGCATATCTTATCGGTGTCCttttatattgttatatgtGCTGGGAGGCATGGCATTAGGACATCTCTGCTCTTTGAAGAACTCTATTTCTAGTGATTGGCGAGAATTTATATGTTGGTCCAGTGTCTAAAGTCTTAATCTATGCTGGTTTGGTGGACATTGTCGTGGTTAGCTTTGTAATTTGCCTCTTTTGTTTCTTATGGCATCTCTGTAGTAGTACATGTCAGAATGGTTTGTGCAATCTCAGATGATTTGGACGACATCCCTAAACATCCCTAAGGCATCGTTGTAAATTATCGTTATGGTTTTCATGTCATTATCCTAGTAAGAAATTTCACTGGGCGCCCTTTAAGTGTGTATTATAATTGCATCAGTTGTGTGATTAATTTCTAGAGACCTTCCCCTAAAGTTATTTAAACCCATTTAGCTGTCAAAAATATAATGTTCATATATGGCCTCAAGATTGGCACTTTCTAACTCATTTTCGTAATTTACTAGTTTATAGTGGTATATAAAACAGCCCCTATAAAGCAAGGTTTCAAGTTTTGTCATGCCTCCGTAGCCTAGGACCATTATTATCTGTAGCACTTAGCAAACCATATTCCTTGCAAAGCTTATAATAAAGTGCgaaaaggagaggaaaaaaggATTAGGATCCTCTCCATTCATTAAGGAATTGGATGGTCCTTATTGTGGTCACGTCGATTTCTTAGACAAATGGAGAGAATCTCTTtctaaaaaagcaaaaaagagaaaaatataaattcgaCATGGAGATATTTTGGATGAAATAGATGGCACCTATATGGCTATATATAAACAAGATACTTCTAAATTATTACAATAGTTTATACAAATAAACTAAACCAACATAATGTCAACAATCTTGTGCTTAATTGGCACCTCTTAAATCCTTCCACCCCtaactatctttttttttttttaataaaaaataataatataatgacCTGGATCATCACCTGTTGCCAATAGAAATTATTTCATGGCATgatttaaagaaataaataaataaaatcttgttGGCCAACTCTACACGTGTCTATGCTTAATCTCCTATACTTTGTACACAACTAATCTTAAACTTGGAAAAAGATGCAAGGTTACTATAGGTTGGTCACCATCATAAAATTCATTATGAATGACCTTTTTACGGGTTAACATAGGTTGGTCCCATCATAAAATTTAGTAACTTCATTATGAAGGacctttttgctaaaaaatctTGGCAGAAAATTCATACTTGAATGTATATATGTTTTACATTTTCCCAGGCCCCCTGCCTCCCTCAACAAACCCGGGGGGAGGAGGaggtggggggtgggggtgtTAATACCATGATAGCAGTACTTCTACAGACACGGTACAGCACAACGAAGACATTGCTGATACAAGAACTACATTATTACTCGTTTCTGTCAATACTAACAGCTATCACCCCCCTTGTTAAGCAGGAACAAAAATATCAGATTTGCTGATACAAGAACTCCATTATTACTCATTTCTGTCAATGCTAGTAATAGCTATCACCCCCCTTGTTAAGCAGGAACAAAAATATCAGATGAATAAAGTGGCTTTCCCTGCAGGGCACACTATGGGGTAACTTGATGCTTGGGTCCGAAGCATAGTGCATTGATTAATTCTCAAAGTAACACACTTGAAAAGTTTATGATCTGCAGTCAAATCATGAGGAAGAACTTGCGACCAATCACTTGAAATGCTGAGAGCTAAATGGTTATAAGAACATCACAACAGCGGGCAACCTGATGGGCAGCAGTGCCCTAATCTAAGTAAATCCAAAAGAGATTAAGGAATTGGAATAATTGTTTCCCTGAAGATTTCTATAGCTGGTTGCATCTTAATTCACCTAGCACTACAGCAGACAACCGTCCCATAGTTATAATGTATCACACATACAGCAGAAATTCATAGTCTTGCTTAGCCAAGCTTTTAACAATTGAATGCTACAACCTCCAGATATCTACCATTCATCCTTCCCCTAAAATTTTGCATTCAAATCTTTAGTATAATATTTTAAGTCAAGCTGCAACACCCAATCATTGTCTCTatttaagtaaaaatgtgaATTAGCACCCAATTATGATGAAAATTCAAATGCAAATGCAAAATTCTTGTTGAGTTTTAATAATACCATAAGTTACAAAATACTTAGGTAATAAGAAGAAATAACTCACAAGATAGTAGGGCTGTCCAGGGCCCTAAAGGCAAAAACAAATCTCTCTATCTCCATTAAAGGGGGAAAGCCCCTTTGAGTGTTAATCCAAGCTATCTCTACTGCtcttagaaaatttaaataaaaaaggttatTTCATTGGAAATTTAAGTCTTTTGCAATGCTTCCATGCTTctagctaaaaaagaaaaatcccaaaACCCTTTTTTGCAATTGATTTTTGACCCTTATCTTTCCAATCCAAAACAGATATTTATGGCTTATGAGAAGACACCAACTAGGCATACTAAGTACTAACAATAGCTGAATTGTAGTGCCCTGGTACAACAAACTGCTATACAGCAACATAGCTATCCATGAAGGTGCTTCTGCCTCAGTAGAACAGTTAACTTTGTATtagttgaaataaaaataaaggtgaCGGCATTGTCAAAATGAAATTAGTTAAGCAATCAAGTACAGAAGCTTGCCAGGATTGAACTAGCTAAAAGATTATGGAGATTTGAGTCAACATAAATCCTGAAATTATTCAGCTTTGAAGGTCttaactttacataaaatccCTATGCACTTCTTAACAAGGATTTTGCTCTGAAACAAGGAAAGACAGGTTTTCAGCTTCAGCATGTGCAAGCTAGGATTGGAAAGCAATTCCTCTAGATTCAGCTTCAAGATACTTACAGATCCTCTCCATAACATCTCTACCTGTAGCACCGTACTTCAATACCTTCTCAGCATATCTTTCCTCCACCTTTTCTGCCATTGATGCCAGTACTGATAATGGCTTTATGTTAATACTGGTCTCCTGCCGGCAAAGTGTCCACTCATTTGGATTATCAGGGTGGGGTTCATATCGGATCTTCTCCTCCACTTCTACGAACTTCTGATGACTGAAATTTCGAGAAGTGAGCTGCATTGACCGTGACTGTGCATCAACGATTGTTGATTCAATACAGTGGCAGATGTCCTGACCAACAATTTTGCGTATGAACCATGGTCCAGGAAAATGGGTAGTGACTGCACGAGTGATAAAAAGCCTCTGAGATAGCGGGTCAAGCTTGCAGCTCAGTGTGTCAACTTCAAGGATATGGTTTAAGAGATGCCTGTTCTCATTGTCAGTAAACTTGCGCCAAGATGCAGAAGTTACCCGCTCCCATGGGTGCTTGTAAATGTACTCATGCGTGTATGATTTAACCATTTCGTATTTTTATTTTGCCCTCAGCCTGATAAAGAATCAATAATTTAGATTAGAAATGATTAAGTAAGACCATATGTTAAGGTCTAGCCTGATTtcttacttaataaaaataaaatgctagtAAGTTTTTGCAATAGAAAGGGAGCACTGAACCAAGAAATTTATACCTTTCACTTTCAATTGGTACTCAAAAGAACATATGTTTGAGAAGACATAACTTCTTAAAGAAGATGCACAACTATGTAATTAACCATTATTAAGTACAATTACAGAGATTTGTTTAAATTAGAGCTTGCGAATAAAGTGTTACACGAAAACTGAAACTGGAGCATCAAAATTGTACACACTACACATGAAGATGAAGTGAACTTCCAACACTTGTCTTCCACACACAAACTTCAATAAAATGTATATTCTGCTTCTAAGCCAAAAGGGACTgccaaaatattcaaaattgttCAAGAGTTCCTTTTACCACATAATTACTGAAAATTATACTTGATCCCATTGTACTAAATAGCCTACAAGAAAGATACATATCTGCTAATCTGCTAGTCTACTAAAAAGACCACACATATCCCCTATCCtggtttgttttgttcaattgttGCAGAGCCATGATGAGACAAAGAAATTGATATTAGAAACTTTCTCCTGTACCTCCAACAAACAGTAAAATAGCCAAAGTTGATAACACAAGATGGGTCTTAAATGAAACTCAAAAGACATCCTTTTACCTTTAGTTtccaataataacaataataataaaacaacagTACAAAGCAATCAAAATCTGATATGAGCCTttacacaaacccaaaatcccacAAATGCACCAGATAAAGAGAAGCTCACTAAACCAAGAATTAGTCCTGCAGGAAGCTGAAATAGTGAAATAACATGATtaacattttattctttataatgGGCTTTTGCTTCAAAAAGAATTCCCACCCATTGTTGCTCTTACAAATTACTATcaacaaatcaataaataaataaataaataacctttGAAAACTCAAATGGgctcaaaaaattaacaaacaccCATCATTTTGTTACACGTTCTTGCTaatgaaaaaagaagatgaagtatAGACTATGATCAAATTCATCACAGATTGTTGCTGCAACAATATTAAAGTTTGACACCTTGACTTATATGTACAATGATTTCCACACTTATTAATGTAAATATCAAACACAAAAGACCAACAGTCCTTGTTTACGCAAATTCAGCGACAAACACAAAGACAGCACTTTTGTTTGATCTTCTGAAGCATTCTAGGCACAGACAATACAGTTGGAGAAACCCAGAAAATATAGAAACTACATAGAGTAAAATAAGGAAGTGCATTAGAAAACAAATCATACCTGACAATAGTAATAAGGGTCTCGAAGCTGCAAAGATTGAAGAGAAATCATTGAGATCtcagagagagacagagaagaaCTAAATAGTGAGATGGAATGTTAAGAATATGCTGAGCATGTCTTCCTCACcgaaaaaaggcaaaaataaaaagtcaacaagtcaacaaaaaaaaaatttttgaaaggcCAACAGGGCTACGTTAACGGTTAATAAACATAGagtgcgtttgggaagcgcgtTTTGCGCTTCCCAGACGCACGTTTAcgtttcacaaattttttttttttttttttttttggtcaagcaGTAGCTTTTTGACTTTTCTGGTGTGAACAGTGCTTTTATGTACTGTTCATAGGTCCCACAAAATacactttttaacaactttttcattaaaaatgggtcccacgatactattcacacatttaaaaattattttgctacagtgtttttcagttttcagtttcagttttcagttttcagctgtatccaaacggacccaggTAGGAAAGTTTTGAATCCTTTTACTGGaataaaattaattgctttattatttttttataaaatatttttaaaagtagtttctaaattaatattcttaGAGGGTGAATTTCGCCGTGATATTAGATCACGATGTAATATCACGCTAttttaatattagattaatgtaattttaatataaggatacaatattatattatttaagaatGTGATGAGATtaaaatgatatgatatattttgtaattttaaattattttaatattaaaaaaataaaataaataaaaaatattaataccATATCAATGTATAATATATTAAGAACACATTTTAgcgaataaattaaaatatttctaCTTTCTATGCTTATGCACGTTCCTACAAGTTTTATTGACAAGCTACTGTTCAATCGGACAGGGTTTGTTGTAGTCCAGGTTTTAGATCCGAGACCTATGTAGTGATTTCAGCATGTACTGTATTGGACTATTGGGTATGGAGCCCAATTAAACTTGGACTGGGCTCTATTAGGCTGAAATgcaatatttccaaaaaattgaAGCCAATAGGCATTTACatcctgtttctaaaaaaatctcattttaccatatcaaaagttattttattatttatattttatacaataccattttacaacacacctaataccaaaatctcattttttactatttctctctctctctctctctttacctCTAGGCACCGGCcacaatagaaaaaaataaaataaaataaatagaaaccCAAACAACCACGCCACCACACCGGCCACAAACCAAAAGAACCcagaaaaaacacacacaacaaCCACAATAGCTCACATCAGCCACCACCATGTAGGACTGATATTGGGTTGGGTCGAGTCGGGTTTATTGTgacccgaaacccgacccgatagaAATTGGGTCAGGATGCCTTAAACTTGACTCGAACCGAAAAATCAGGTCTGTAATCGGGTCGATTTTCTATGTCTCGAGttggacacttttttttttttaatatatattgctAGCTGTTCATATCCTCCATATCAAAGTTGTGCCTCGCTAACAAATGGCACCCTGTTACCTTTTAAGTATGAACAAAATCATAAGCATTTAGATGTTTGCTACCAAAACCTTTGATGAACTAAGTAGAACGATCCAACAAGTATTAACATTATTCAATATCAAGCAGGAATTCAATTCATGCATTGCTAGGACTCCAATTCCCCAGTAAGCCTATTATTCATACGCATCAGTGTATGCAATGCATGTCAATGCAATTTACTTGCATCAAATTTCAATCTAATCACCCAGAAAACACAAACTCTAAATAGAACCAACCAAAATAATACCaatcaacaaaacaaattataatCCAAATAACAATTCAACCAGCTAAAATTTAGatacttcaacaaaaaaaaaaagagagcctTAAACCAAATAACACAAAAAGGGCCaacccacaaacacaaacaaagaagaaatttttagaTAACAAAAACGAGGCCAAATGACAAAATGGGAAAGATCAATCCATGGATCAGTCTGAGTTGGTGTAGCTTTGATAGTTTTTAGGTGGTCAGGGTCTCCTTCAAAGAGTTCATACTCAAAAAAGACTGTTGGCTTTGTTATTCCAATCTATTCTGTCATTTCTGTTCCTACAGAAATGAAATGGGTATTAAAGGAGCATGTAACCAATAATATTGGAATCCTTATTAAGTTGTTAGCAATAGAACCTTAACCCCAACATTTGAATCCTAAGGcattataaaaacaataataaaataaatcagAATCAGTAAAGCATAGAGAGGGCAGAATCAATATATGTCACCACAGggaaatcaaaattataattcaCAATATAATCACAGTTACAACCACCATATCCAATGGAAAAATACATACGGTGGAAATTAATAGTGGTCTAGATTTTAATGCCATCATCAACCAAACATTCTTAAGACCAATTCAATTATTGCAGACTTTGAAACCAACTTTCAACAGGCTTCAGTcttataattacaaatttaatcACCATGAATTTTTTGTTGAACATAGAACATTTGGAGAAAACCCCAGATGAGAGCTAATAGGTACAGAGAGAGGCAGCCTATTGGAACAGCAGCTCAAGTAATAAATGCAGAAGCAAAAGTCACCAATGTATGTAGGCAGATCAGTCAAGATTTGTAACAGTACTTGATGGTAAAGGTGATGCT
Coding sequences within:
- the LOC126717847 gene encoding zinc finger A20 and AN1 domain-containing stress-associated protein 8, producing the protein MDHDETGCQAPPEGPILCINNCGFFGSAATMNMCSKCHKDMVLKEEQAKLAASSIGSIVNGSSSSNANESVAATVNVQVNTVEPKTISVPPLSFGSSLGENGEVKPKEGPKRCNSCNKRVGLTGFNCRCGNLFCAVHRYSDKHECPFDYRTAARDAIAKANPVVKAEKLDKI
- the LOC126717839 gene encoding uncharacterized protein LOC126717839, translated to MVKSYTHEYIYKHPWERVTSASWRKFTDNENRHLLNHILEVDTLSCKLDPLSQRLFITRAVTTHFPGPWFIRKIVGQDICHCIESTIVDAQSRSMQLTSRNFSHQKFVEVEEKIRYEPHPDNPNEWTLCRQETSINIKPLSVLASMAEKVEERYAEKVLKYGATGRDVMERICKYLEAESRGIAFQS